From Rutidosis leptorrhynchoides isolate AG116_Rl617_1_P2 chromosome 3, CSIRO_AGI_Rlap_v1, whole genome shotgun sequence, a single genomic window includes:
- the LOC139900071 gene encoding putative pentatricopeptide repeat-containing protein At3g01580: MQRRDLVLDLFRLCNECRCVTQLHSVTIKTGYIQDSFFAGKLSSCYAKDSLLESARQVFDETLQRTVFIWNSILKSYCREKLYVKTLQLFREMVSVVKPDQATISIALNTCSGLRELSYGKMIHGFVKKNYDLDSDLFVGSALIDMYFKGGLIGEAVKVFEQYTEPDIVMWTHMITGYQHIGDLELAFGIFSRMLKEGRVSPDSVTVVSVLSQLPNVAAASCAHGFVIKRGFEKGLSVCNALLNSYTKSGYVNTAAKFFREMKEKDAISWASMVSCYAHNGAPDDAIVLFNEMISKRVGPNSVSIISALQSCEATCNLEEGKKIHEIASRKGFELDVLVSTALIDMYMMCSSPNEAIELFERTPNKDDVTWMALLSGCVQNGMAYKSMELFVSMLFNDIKPDVNVIVKILTVCSELGVFQHIICLHCLVIKSGFDDNSYVEASLIECYSKCGSLFNAVKVFNVIENKDVVIWSSMIAGYGIHGKGREALELFNYMVNVSKVKPNNVTFLSILSACSHAGLIKEGLHLFNIMLNEYQITPESNHYAIMVDLFGRMGELDKAIGFIDNMNVPVGPQIWGALLGACRIHGNTKLGDIAANNMFMSDSCDAGYYVLLSNMHAVNKDWDNVERLRTIMKQNKFNKVHGQSAIEVKSEVHSFTANDRFRPQAETIHGLLKSLQIMMMEDSLCSAVDDSDNAL, translated from the coding sequence ATGCAAAGAAGGgatcttgttcttgatctttttaGATTATGCAATGAATGTAGGTGTGTGACACAATTACATTCCGTCACCATCAAGACTGGATATATCCAAGATAGTTTTTTTGCCGGCAAGTTAAGCAGCTGTTATGCAAAAGATTCATTGCTTGAGTCTGCACGCCAGGTGTTCGATGAAACGCTTCAACGAACTGTGTTTATATGGAACTCTATTTTAAAATCTTACTGTAGAGAAAAACTATATGTGAAAACACTTCAACTCTTTCGTGAAATGGTATCTGTCGTAAAACCTGACCAAGCTACCATATCTATCGCGTTGAACACGTGTTCTGGATTGCGGGAACTTAGTTACGGTAAAATGATTCATGGGTTTGTCAAAAAGAACTATGACCTGGATTCTGATTTGTTTGTTGGGTCTGCTCTAATTGACATGTATTTCAAAGGTGGACTAATAGGTGAAGCTGTAAAAGTTTTTGAGCAATATACAGAGCCTGATATTGTCATGTGGACACATATGATTACAGGGTACCAACACATTGGTGATTTGGAATTAGCATTCGGGATCTTTTCACGTATGTTAAAGGAGGGACGTGTAAGTCCTGATTCAGTAACAGTTGTTAGTGTTCTTTCACAGTTACCAAATGTGGCAGCTGCAAGTTGTGCTCATGGATTTGTGATTAAAAGGGGATTCGAAAAGGGTCTGTCAGTGTGTAATGCTTTACTTAATTCTTATACAAAATCTGGTTATGTTAACACTGCAGCAAAGTTTTTCAGAGAAATGAAAGAAAAAGATGCAATTTCATGGGCTTCAATGGTTTCTTGTTATGCTCATAACGGTGCTCCTGATGACGCGATTGTTCTTTTCAATGAGATGATTTCTAAAAGGGTGGGACCTAATTCGGTGTCGATTATAAGTGCTCTCCAATCATGTGAAGCCACATGTAATTTAGAAGAAGGCAAGAAAATTCATGAAATTGCTTCAAGGAAAGGGTTTGAGCTAGATGTGTTAGTTTCTACAGCTTTAATTGACATGTACATGATGTGCTCTTCACCTAATGAAGCTATTGAACTATTTGAAAGAACGCCCAATAAAGATGATGTTACTTGGATGGCTTTGTTAAGTGGATGTGTTCAAAATGGAATGGCGTATAAGTCAATGGAACTTTTCGTTAGCATGTTATTTAATGATATCAAACCAGATGTTAACGTTATAGTGAAAATCCTCACAGTTTGTTCAGAATTAGGTGTTTTTCAACACATCATATGTCTTCACTGTTTAGTAATTAAATCTGGATTTGATGATAATTCTTATGTCGAAGCTTCACTTATTGAATGTTACTCTAAATGTGGTAGTTTATTTAATGCCGTTAAAGTATTTAACGTTATAGAAAATAAAGATGTTGTCATTTGGAGTTCGATGATCGCCGGTTATGGTATTCATGGAAAAGGGAGGGAAGCTCTGGAGTTATTCAATTACATGGTCAACGTTTCAAAAGTCAAACCGAACAACGTGACGTTTCTTTCAATATTATCTGCATGTAGTCATGCAGGTTTGATCAAAGAAGGCCTGCATCTGTTCAATATCATGTTAAACGAGTATCAAATAACCCCTGAATCGAATCATTATGCAATCATGGTCGATCTTTTTGGGCGTATGGGGGAACTGGACAAAGCGATTGGTTTTATTGATAATATGAATGTACCAGTCGGACCTCAGATTTGGGGAGCATTACTTGGTGCTTGTAGGATTCACGGTAACACTAAATTGGGGGACATTGCAGCGAATAATATGTTTATGTCCGATTCTTGTGATGCTGGGTACTATGTTTTGTTGTCAAATATGCATGCTGTTAATAAGGATTGGGATAACGTAGAGCGACTTAGAACAATTATGAAACAAAATAAGTTTAATAAGGTACATGGTCAAAGTGCAATTGAGGTTAAGAGTGAGGTTCATAGTTTCACTGCTAATGACAGATTTCGCCCTCAGGCTGAGACCATTCATGGGTTACTCAAGTCATTGCAAATTATGATGATGGAAGATAGCTTATGTTCTGCTGTTGATGATTCGGATAATGCTCTGTAA
- the LOC139900070 gene encoding uncharacterized protein, whose amino-acid sequence MRHKIQDHVVIVNGSYKWKTNNGSVVNYSTQQVWRDLKSNRSKVEWHHVIWFKGLKPKHAFILWLATLHRFNTQDRMQSWMPHMQMICPLCEKTNDSVNHLFFQCDYSGFNRLVLAACVYFIWQERNARLFRHQKKAATKVGEDVQNYIRWKLLSLKVKNSSAVKKVAELWNLKWVDNRFKFV is encoded by the exons ATGAGACACAAAATTCAGGATCATGTGGTTATTGTTAATGGCAGTTATAAGTGGAAAACTAATAATGGTAGTGTTGTTAATTACTCTACACAGCAAGTTTGGAGGGATTTGAAGAGTAATAGAAGTAAGGTTGAGTGGCATCATGTTATATGGTTTAAGGGGCTAAAGCCAAAGCATGCATTTATTTTGTGGTTGGCTACTCTTCATAGGTTTAACACTCAAGATAGAATGCAGTCTTGGATGCCTCATATGCAGATGATATGTCCTTTATGTGAAAAAACTAATGATTCAGTTAATCATCTGTTTTTTCAATGTGATTATAGTGGTT TTAACAGGCTTGTACTAGCTGCTTGTGTTTATTTTATTTGGCAAGAGAGGAATGCAAGGTTGTTTCGACACCAGAAGAAGGCAGCAACAAAAGTAGGTGAAGATGTCCAGAATTATATAAGATGGAAGTTGCTCTCTCTTAAAGTTAAGAACTCGAGTGCTGTTAAGAAAGTAGCAGAGTTGTGGAATCTGAAGTGGGTTGATAATCGCTTCAAGTTTGTTTGA